A genome region from Manihot esculenta cultivar AM560-2 chromosome 5, M.esculenta_v8, whole genome shotgun sequence includes the following:
- the LOC110615223 gene encoding uncharacterized protein LOC110615223 isoform X2: protein MTADLNVTVNVSNSETEDKCGLDMSSYEELPTPAADCNGVKDGNESGMGDREDDPDASYVFVVGNNTVPVEPADSADLNGKSEPVHNVGSCDNDIENEVAESEVDHGIEAVKVAAIEGDSSSPFNNGVISKDGKVENGAIEVSTGTSPIVGLEALDDQSEGEEGHVELDSTGGLKGTGDLSEAVEPEPEPELMQVKFGDVKAGEENSSIVSPESQFTTYTDVAESETNHSGNVDFAMSADVAESELKNASVLEVKSSELQPDESGNFEVTSSVDVAELERNQFHSVEVSCSIDVSESEPNQYSNDEVKIEGVREMNLGVDVKGNQDSQSAITEGFIDGDLDNQGQEPVGFSNNPPLEGPQRESEVVLEQNTEKIPCLAVADIKLEETEVIDTSACNAYENGLSAGHIEDTVAERIVVNGFVSASQNTSEQNNSSREGENLISCKAKIGTNETPSSIGTETGKSSPSASDNDTIGHPTDEINKPVVQLTCEDIHGHITHEKGELLPTDHQESVSQTIANGFAHANPTTSEVVRMVVHQNVAIESFGSIPVALASDTVLEPVVEAGDSCHVAVDVTDINDDTRTETLVEMLDVNSGENVGSHSVGDREIVIEPDHSQIVTETMPSWPENDAEPEIKADSTAIESGEVSTPPNDEVDKESEFSTGAAKCSGSNAVSVGEPDREACVHVSVENPVSVQAGPEVEHSPMASKEVISNHERCASECEGQNGSVITGERTINCIQDDENEGDQLVTIDGEEKAPQEMEVTDKVTREELSSSSPEGSSVDASEGQNAAVEVGKKPFYYMIRIPRYEDDENLREQIKHAQFQVDETTKSRDVVRAEMQRKRIRNMEHMIQHETLPLKEEKSYIREIKQLKQTREQLSSSLGSQEDIQEAIDQKDQVEERLKLLRKEADQLRENVLKAEAAIRNAKKTCQEENAKLNEVVARFRAADDVRQEAYAHLQSLRKRLYDKNKHFWQYRDDSKLAYDLASQGNKEELQRHCVNQVERVMDLWNNNDEFQKEYIRCNMKSTVRRLQTLDGRSLGPDEVPPAIPVVVSERIAKDNIKPPLTALESKKTIAPTGTEKTDDKSTANVGNKNNLTAKPKKITQHAPLGNGFATISGRNEIEEAWQKEEKQTKEDKQTKEEEELARKAEELRKQEEAAILKEHQRLEEKAKAKEAMERKKRNAAKAQARAALRAQKEAEEKEKEREKRARKKEKKKAVAEDTNTVNEGESSPGIEPPIETKESETREKPMTVTKRAHKPLHFTKQTKSKSMPPPLRNRGKRRMETWMWFLLAALAVFGLFLMGNGTISLKGLGF, encoded by the exons ATGACGGCGGATTTGAATGTCACTGTGAACGTTTCAAACAGTGAAACGGAGGACAAGTGTGGGTTGGATATGAGTAGCTATGAGGAGCTGCCGACACCTGCTGCAGATTGCAATGGAGTTAAGGACGGTAATGAGAGTGGCATGGGGGATAGGGAAGATGATCCCGATGCCTCCTATGTTTTCGTAGTTGGAAACAACACTGTTCCTGTTGAACCTGCCGACTCCGCCGATCTCAATGGCAAGTCTGAACCCGTTCACAATGTCGGTTCTTGTGATAACGACATTGAGAATGAGGTCGCAGAATCTGAGGTCGATCATGGGATTGAGGCTGTCAAAGTTGCTGCAATAGAGGGGGACTCAAGTTCTCCCTTTAATAATGGCGTCATCTCTAAAGATGGGAAAGTAGAGAATGGTGCTATTGAAGTTTCAACGGGAACGTCGCCTATTGTTGGACTTGAGGCCCTGGATGATCAAAGCGAAGGTGAAGAGGGGCATGTTGAACTGGATTCAACTGGAGGTCTGAAAGGGACTGGGGACCTTTCAGAGGCTGTTGAACCTGAACCTGAACCTGAATTGATGCAGGTTAAATTTGGTGATGTGAAGGCTGGGGAGGAAAACAGTTCAATTGTATCTCCGGAATCTCAATTCACAACTTATACAGATGTTGCTGAATCAGAGACAAATCACTCTGGTAATGTTGATTTCGCAATGAGTGCAGATGTTGCTGAATCAGAGCTGAAAAACGCCAGTGTGCTTGAGGTCAAAAGCAGTGAACTACAGCCAGATGAGTCTGGTAACTTTGAGGTCACAAGCAGTGTAGATGTTGCTGAATTGGAGCGGAATCAGTTTCATAGTGTTGAGGTCTCATGCAGTATAGATGTCTCTGAATCAGAGCCAAATCAGTATAGCAATGATGAAGTCAAGATTGAAGGTGTAAGAGAAATGAATTTGGGTGTAGATGTAAAAGGAAACCAAGATTCTCAGAGTGCAATCACCGAAGGGTTTATTGATGGTGATTTGGACAATCAGGGGCAGGAACCTGTGGGATTTTCCAACAACCCTCCACTGGAAGGTCCCCAAAGGGAATCTGAGGTGGTGTTGGAGCAGAATACAGAGAAAATTCCTTGCCTAGCAGTAGCTGATATAAAATTGGAAGAAACGGAAGTTATTGATACCTCTGCATGTAATGCATATGAAAATGGGTTGTCTGCTGGTCATATTGAAGATACTGTTGCAGAAAGAATTGTTGTTAATGGCTTTGTTAGTGCCAGTCAAAACACATCTGAGCAAAACAACTCTTCTAGGGAGGGTGAGAACTTGATTTCTTGTAAGGCCAAAATTGGTACAAATGAAACCCCCTCTTCTATTGGTACTGAAACTGGCAAGAGTTCTCCATCTGCAAGTGATAATGATACAATCGGGCATCCAACTGATGAAATTAACAAGCCTGTTGTACAGTTAACATGTGAGGATATTCATGGGCATATTACACATGAGAAAGGAGAACTTTTGCCTACTGATCATCAAGAAAGTGTTTCACAGACCATTGCTAATGGCTTTGCTCATGCCAATCCAACCACATCTGAAGTTGTCAGAATGGTTGTTCATCAGAATGTGGCTATTGAAAGTTTTGGAAGCATTCCAGTTGCTCTTGCTAGTGATACAGTATTGGAACCAGTGGTTGAAGCTGGTGATTCTTGTCATGTGGCTGTGGATGTTACAGACATAAATGATGATACAAGAACAGAGACTTTGGTGGAAATGTTGGATGTGAATAGTGGAGAAAATGTTGGTTCTCATTCTGTTGGTGACAGAGAAATTGTGATTGAGCCAGATCACAGCCAGATTGTAACTGAAACAATGCCAAGTTGGCCAGAAAATGATGCGGAACCAGAAATTAAGGCTGATTCCACAGCCATTGAATCTGGAGAAGTATCTACTCCACCAAATGATGAGGTGGACAAAGAATCTGAGTTTTCAACAGGGGCTGCTAAATGCTCTGGCAGCAATGCTGTTTCAGTTGGTGAACCAGATAGAGAGGCCTGCGTACATGTTTCAGTTGAGAATCCAGTTAGTGTGCAAGCAGGGCCAGAAGTTGAACATTCACCAATGGCTTCCAAGGAAGTTATATCCAATCACGAGAGATGTGCATCTGAATGTGAGGGTCAGAACGGCTCTGTTATTACTGGTGAAAGAACCATCAATTGCATTCAAGATGATGAAAATGAAGGAGACCAGCTAGTTACCATTGATGGCGAAGAAAAAGCACCTCAAGAAATGGAGGTCACTGATAAGGTTACCAGGGAAGAACTCTCATCATCTTCTCCAGAAGGCTCCTCAGTTGATGCTTCCGAGGGGCAAAATGCAGCAGTTGAGGTGGGGAAAAAGCCATTCTACTACATGATCAGAATTCCTAGATAtgaagatgatgaaaatttaaGAGAACAGATTAAACATGCTCAGTTTCAAGTTGATGAGACTACTAAAAGTCGGGATGTTGTCCGAGCTGAAATGCAGAGGAAAAGG ATACGCAATATGGAACACATGATACAGCATGAAACCCTACCCTTGAAGGAAGAAAAGAGTTATATCCGTGAAATCAAGCAGTTGAAGCAAACTCGTGAACAGCTTTCTTCTAGTTTGGGTAGCCAGGAGGACATTCAGGAGGCTATAGATCAAAAAGACCAAGTTGAAGAACGCTTGAAG CTTTTGAGGAAAGAAGCAGATCAATTGAGAGAAAATGTTCTCAAAGCTGAAGCAGCCATTAGAAATGCTAAGAAGACATGTCAAGAAGAAAATGCTAAGCTAAATGAAGTTGTAGCTCGGTTTAGAGCTGCAGATGACGTCCGACAGGAAGCATATGCGCATCTACAGAGTTTGAGGAAGAGATTATATGATAAG AACAAACACTTCTGGCAGTACAGGGATGATTCAAAGTTGGCTTATGATTTAGCATCCCAGGGCAATAAAGAAGAACTCCAACGTCATTGTGTTAACCAG GTGGAGAGGGTTATGGATTTATGGAACAATAATGATGAGTTCCAGAAAGAATACATTAGGTGCAACATGAAGAGTACAGTGAGGAGATTGCAGACTCTAGATGGCCGTTCACTAGGCCCTGATGAGGTGCCGCCTGCAATCCCCGTTGTTGTTAGTGAAAGAATAGCCAAGGACAACATCAAACCTCCTCTTACCGCTCTTGAAAGCAAAAAAACAATTGCGCCTACGGGGACAGAAAAGACGGATGATAAATCCACAGCAAATGTTGGGaacaaaaataacctaacagcTAAACCTAAAAAAATTACACAACATGCTCCGTTGGGAAATGGCTTTGCAACTATTTCTGGCAGGAATGAGATTGAGGAGGCATGGCAAAAGGAGGAGAAGCAAACAAAGGAGGATAAGCAGACAAAGGAGGAAGAAGAGTTAGCCAGGAAAGCTGAGGAATTGAGAAAACAAGAGGAAGCAGCCATATTGAAGGAACATCAGCGGTTGGAGGAGAAGGCCAAAGCTAAAGAGGCAATGGAAAGAAAGAAACGAAATGCTGCTAAGGCCCAAGCCAGGGCTGCACTAAGAGCACAGAAGGAAGCTGAGGAGAAAGAGAAG GAGAGGGAGAAAAGGGCaagaaagaaggagaaaaagaaggcTGTAGCAGAAGATACGAATACTGTCAATGAGGGAGAATCATCTCCGGGGATTGAACCTCCAATCGAGACCAAGGAGTCTGAAACAAGAGAGAAGCCAATGACAGTAACAAAGAGGGCTCACAAGCCATTGCATTTCACAAAGCAGACCAAGTCAAAATCTATGCCTCCACCACTACGCAACCGTGGCAAGAGAAGGATGGAGACATGGATGTGGTTTCTCCTTGCTGCTCTTGCTGTTTTTGGCTTATTTTTAATGGGGAATGGCACCATTTCTTTGAAAGGGCTTGGTTTCTAA
- the LOC110615223 gene encoding uncharacterized protein LOC110615223 isoform X1 translates to MTADLNVTVNVSNSETEDKCGLDMSSYEELPTPAADCNGVKDGNESGMGDREDDPDASYVFVVGNNTVPVEPADSADLNGKSEPVHNVGSCDNDIENEVAESEVDHGIEAVKVAAIEGDSSSPFNNGVISKDGKVENGAIEVSTGTSPIVGLEALDDQSEGEEGHVELDSTGGLKGTGDLSEAVEPEPEPELMQVKFGDVKAGEENSSIVSPESQFTTYTDVAESETNHSGNVDFAMSADVAESELKNASVLEVKSSELQPDESGNFEVTSSVDVAELERNQFHSVEVSCSIDVSESEPNQYSNDEVKIEGVREMNLGVDVKGNQDSQSAITEGFIDGDLDNQGQEPVGFSNNPPLEGPQRESEVVLEQNTEKIPCLAVADIKLEETEVIDTSACNAYENGLSAGHIEDTVAERIVVNGFVSASQNTSEQNNSSREGENLISCKAKIGTNETPSSIGTETGKSSPSASDNDTIGHPTDEINKPVVQLTCEDIHGHITHEKGELLPTDHQESVSQTIANGFAHANPTTSEVVRMVVHQNVAIESFGSIPVALASDTVLEPVVEAGDSCHVAVDVTDINDDTRTETLVEMLDVNSGENVGSHSVGDREIVIEPDHSQIVTETMPSWPENDAEPEIKADSTAIESGEVSTPPNDEVDKESEFSTGAAKCSGSNAVSVGEPDREACVHVSVENPVSVQAGPEVEHSPMASKEVISNHERCASECEGQNGSVITGERTINCIQDDENEGDQLVTIDGEEKAPQEMEVTDKVTREELSSSSPEGSSVDASEGQNAAVEVGKKPFYYMIRIPRYEDDENLREQIKHAQFQVDETTKSRDVVRAEMQRKRAICNEYGARVDAAISEEVAVRNLLKSKRKEIDSALSLINKVKSAFSVGDIDSKIRNMEHMIQHETLPLKEEKSYIREIKQLKQTREQLSSSLGSQEDIQEAIDQKDQVEERLKLLRKEADQLRENVLKAEAAIRNAKKTCQEENAKLNEVVARFRAADDVRQEAYAHLQSLRKRLYDKNKHFWQYRDDSKLAYDLASQGNKEELQRHCVNQVERVMDLWNNNDEFQKEYIRCNMKSTVRRLQTLDGRSLGPDEVPPAIPVVVSERIAKDNIKPPLTALESKKTIAPTGTEKTDDKSTANVGNKNNLTAKPKKITQHAPLGNGFATISGRNEIEEAWQKEEKQTKEDKQTKEEEELARKAEELRKQEEAAILKEHQRLEEKAKAKEAMERKKRNAAKAQARAALRAQKEAEEKEKEREKRARKKEKKKAVAEDTNTVNEGESSPGIEPPIETKESETREKPMTVTKRAHKPLHFTKQTKSKSMPPPLRNRGKRRMETWMWFLLAALAVFGLFLMGNGTISLKGLGF, encoded by the exons ATGACGGCGGATTTGAATGTCACTGTGAACGTTTCAAACAGTGAAACGGAGGACAAGTGTGGGTTGGATATGAGTAGCTATGAGGAGCTGCCGACACCTGCTGCAGATTGCAATGGAGTTAAGGACGGTAATGAGAGTGGCATGGGGGATAGGGAAGATGATCCCGATGCCTCCTATGTTTTCGTAGTTGGAAACAACACTGTTCCTGTTGAACCTGCCGACTCCGCCGATCTCAATGGCAAGTCTGAACCCGTTCACAATGTCGGTTCTTGTGATAACGACATTGAGAATGAGGTCGCAGAATCTGAGGTCGATCATGGGATTGAGGCTGTCAAAGTTGCTGCAATAGAGGGGGACTCAAGTTCTCCCTTTAATAATGGCGTCATCTCTAAAGATGGGAAAGTAGAGAATGGTGCTATTGAAGTTTCAACGGGAACGTCGCCTATTGTTGGACTTGAGGCCCTGGATGATCAAAGCGAAGGTGAAGAGGGGCATGTTGAACTGGATTCAACTGGAGGTCTGAAAGGGACTGGGGACCTTTCAGAGGCTGTTGAACCTGAACCTGAACCTGAATTGATGCAGGTTAAATTTGGTGATGTGAAGGCTGGGGAGGAAAACAGTTCAATTGTATCTCCGGAATCTCAATTCACAACTTATACAGATGTTGCTGAATCAGAGACAAATCACTCTGGTAATGTTGATTTCGCAATGAGTGCAGATGTTGCTGAATCAGAGCTGAAAAACGCCAGTGTGCTTGAGGTCAAAAGCAGTGAACTACAGCCAGATGAGTCTGGTAACTTTGAGGTCACAAGCAGTGTAGATGTTGCTGAATTGGAGCGGAATCAGTTTCATAGTGTTGAGGTCTCATGCAGTATAGATGTCTCTGAATCAGAGCCAAATCAGTATAGCAATGATGAAGTCAAGATTGAAGGTGTAAGAGAAATGAATTTGGGTGTAGATGTAAAAGGAAACCAAGATTCTCAGAGTGCAATCACCGAAGGGTTTATTGATGGTGATTTGGACAATCAGGGGCAGGAACCTGTGGGATTTTCCAACAACCCTCCACTGGAAGGTCCCCAAAGGGAATCTGAGGTGGTGTTGGAGCAGAATACAGAGAAAATTCCTTGCCTAGCAGTAGCTGATATAAAATTGGAAGAAACGGAAGTTATTGATACCTCTGCATGTAATGCATATGAAAATGGGTTGTCTGCTGGTCATATTGAAGATACTGTTGCAGAAAGAATTGTTGTTAATGGCTTTGTTAGTGCCAGTCAAAACACATCTGAGCAAAACAACTCTTCTAGGGAGGGTGAGAACTTGATTTCTTGTAAGGCCAAAATTGGTACAAATGAAACCCCCTCTTCTATTGGTACTGAAACTGGCAAGAGTTCTCCATCTGCAAGTGATAATGATACAATCGGGCATCCAACTGATGAAATTAACAAGCCTGTTGTACAGTTAACATGTGAGGATATTCATGGGCATATTACACATGAGAAAGGAGAACTTTTGCCTACTGATCATCAAGAAAGTGTTTCACAGACCATTGCTAATGGCTTTGCTCATGCCAATCCAACCACATCTGAAGTTGTCAGAATGGTTGTTCATCAGAATGTGGCTATTGAAAGTTTTGGAAGCATTCCAGTTGCTCTTGCTAGTGATACAGTATTGGAACCAGTGGTTGAAGCTGGTGATTCTTGTCATGTGGCTGTGGATGTTACAGACATAAATGATGATACAAGAACAGAGACTTTGGTGGAAATGTTGGATGTGAATAGTGGAGAAAATGTTGGTTCTCATTCTGTTGGTGACAGAGAAATTGTGATTGAGCCAGATCACAGCCAGATTGTAACTGAAACAATGCCAAGTTGGCCAGAAAATGATGCGGAACCAGAAATTAAGGCTGATTCCACAGCCATTGAATCTGGAGAAGTATCTACTCCACCAAATGATGAGGTGGACAAAGAATCTGAGTTTTCAACAGGGGCTGCTAAATGCTCTGGCAGCAATGCTGTTTCAGTTGGTGAACCAGATAGAGAGGCCTGCGTACATGTTTCAGTTGAGAATCCAGTTAGTGTGCAAGCAGGGCCAGAAGTTGAACATTCACCAATGGCTTCCAAGGAAGTTATATCCAATCACGAGAGATGTGCATCTGAATGTGAGGGTCAGAACGGCTCTGTTATTACTGGTGAAAGAACCATCAATTGCATTCAAGATGATGAAAATGAAGGAGACCAGCTAGTTACCATTGATGGCGAAGAAAAAGCACCTCAAGAAATGGAGGTCACTGATAAGGTTACCAGGGAAGAACTCTCATCATCTTCTCCAGAAGGCTCCTCAGTTGATGCTTCCGAGGGGCAAAATGCAGCAGTTGAGGTGGGGAAAAAGCCATTCTACTACATGATCAGAATTCCTAGATAtgaagatgatgaaaatttaaGAGAACAGATTAAACATGCTCAGTTTCAAGTTGATGAGACTACTAAAAGTCGGGATGTTGTCCGAGCTGAAATGCAGAGGAAAAGG GCTATTTGTAATGAGTATGGTGCTCGTGTTGATGCTGCCATATCTGAAGAGGTAGCAGTGCGCAACTTGCTTAAGTCTAAACGCAAGGAAATAGACTCTGCTTTGTCTCTGATTAACAAAGTGAAGAGTGCCTTTTCTGTTGGGGATATTGATAGCAAG ATACGCAATATGGAACACATGATACAGCATGAAACCCTACCCTTGAAGGAAGAAAAGAGTTATATCCGTGAAATCAAGCAGTTGAAGCAAACTCGTGAACAGCTTTCTTCTAGTTTGGGTAGCCAGGAGGACATTCAGGAGGCTATAGATCAAAAAGACCAAGTTGAAGAACGCTTGAAG CTTTTGAGGAAAGAAGCAGATCAATTGAGAGAAAATGTTCTCAAAGCTGAAGCAGCCATTAGAAATGCTAAGAAGACATGTCAAGAAGAAAATGCTAAGCTAAATGAAGTTGTAGCTCGGTTTAGAGCTGCAGATGACGTCCGACAGGAAGCATATGCGCATCTACAGAGTTTGAGGAAGAGATTATATGATAAG AACAAACACTTCTGGCAGTACAGGGATGATTCAAAGTTGGCTTATGATTTAGCATCCCAGGGCAATAAAGAAGAACTCCAACGTCATTGTGTTAACCAG GTGGAGAGGGTTATGGATTTATGGAACAATAATGATGAGTTCCAGAAAGAATACATTAGGTGCAACATGAAGAGTACAGTGAGGAGATTGCAGACTCTAGATGGCCGTTCACTAGGCCCTGATGAGGTGCCGCCTGCAATCCCCGTTGTTGTTAGTGAAAGAATAGCCAAGGACAACATCAAACCTCCTCTTACCGCTCTTGAAAGCAAAAAAACAATTGCGCCTACGGGGACAGAAAAGACGGATGATAAATCCACAGCAAATGTTGGGaacaaaaataacctaacagcTAAACCTAAAAAAATTACACAACATGCTCCGTTGGGAAATGGCTTTGCAACTATTTCTGGCAGGAATGAGATTGAGGAGGCATGGCAAAAGGAGGAGAAGCAAACAAAGGAGGATAAGCAGACAAAGGAGGAAGAAGAGTTAGCCAGGAAAGCTGAGGAATTGAGAAAACAAGAGGAAGCAGCCATATTGAAGGAACATCAGCGGTTGGAGGAGAAGGCCAAAGCTAAAGAGGCAATGGAAAGAAAGAAACGAAATGCTGCTAAGGCCCAAGCCAGGGCTGCACTAAGAGCACAGAAGGAAGCTGAGGAGAAAGAGAAG GAGAGGGAGAAAAGGGCaagaaagaaggagaaaaagaaggcTGTAGCAGAAGATACGAATACTGTCAATGAGGGAGAATCATCTCCGGGGATTGAACCTCCAATCGAGACCAAGGAGTCTGAAACAAGAGAGAAGCCAATGACAGTAACAAAGAGGGCTCACAAGCCATTGCATTTCACAAAGCAGACCAAGTCAAAATCTATGCCTCCACCACTACGCAACCGTGGCAAGAGAAGGATGGAGACATGGATGTGGTTTCTCCTTGCTGCTCTTGCTGTTTTTGGCTTATTTTTAATGGGGAATGGCACCATTTCTTTGAAAGGGCTTGGTTTCTAA